The Vibrio orientalis CIP 102891 = ATCC 33934 genome window below encodes:
- the ilvG gene encoding acetolactate synthase 2 catalytic subunit — MTGAELVVAALAQQGIKTVFGYPGGAIMPIYDALYDGGVEHILCRHEQGAAMAAIGMARATQDVAVCLATSGPGATNLVTGLADAFMDSIPLVAITGQVASSHIGTDAFQEMDVIGMSLSCTKHSYLVTDINELAPTLAEAFEVAKDGRPGPVIVDIAKDVQLGQAPVKTLPDFTPPKAPVANADDVTKAQQLLSQSSRPVLYVGGGVQLGHATDSVREFLRLNPMPSVSTLKGLGTIERHDPHYLGMLGMHGTKAANLVVQECDLLIAVGARFDDRVTGKLDTFAPNAKVIHIDIDAAELHKLRTANAAVRAEIPAVLPQLELTHDITPWVKHSESLRSGFKWRYDHPGDLIYAPGLLKQLSDLMPDSSIISTDVGQHQMWAAQHIQPRDPQNFITSAGLGTMGFGLPAAMGAAVARPDDQSILITGDGSFMMNIQELGTLKRRQIPVKMVLLNNQRLGMVRQWQSLFFDGRHSETILDDNPDFVMLAKAFDIPGKTITKKEEVEPALKEMLESKTSYLLHVLIDEEENVWPLVPPGASNNEMLENT; from the coding sequence ATGACAGGTGCTGAGTTAGTCGTAGCCGCTTTGGCACAGCAGGGGATAAAAACGGTATTTGGTTACCCAGGCGGGGCAATCATGCCAATCTATGATGCTCTATACGATGGCGGAGTTGAACATATCCTCTGTCGTCATGAGCAAGGCGCTGCAATGGCCGCTATCGGTATGGCCCGCGCCACGCAAGATGTCGCAGTATGTCTCGCAACATCAGGTCCAGGAGCAACTAACCTCGTCACAGGTCTAGCAGATGCCTTTATGGACTCGATCCCTCTTGTTGCGATTACAGGTCAGGTCGCAAGTTCTCATATTGGTACTGACGCATTCCAGGAAATGGATGTGATCGGTATGTCTCTTTCGTGTACTAAGCACAGCTACCTAGTTACTGACATCAATGAACTTGCGCCAACCTTAGCCGAAGCCTTTGAAGTCGCTAAAGATGGTCGCCCTGGCCCTGTCATTGTTGATATCGCCAAAGATGTCCAGCTTGGCCAAGCTCCGGTAAAGACCTTACCTGACTTTACGCCACCGAAAGCGCCTGTCGCCAATGCAGACGACGTTACTAAAGCTCAACAACTGTTATCGCAAAGCTCTCGTCCGGTTTTATACGTTGGCGGTGGTGTACAACTTGGCCACGCCACTGACTCCGTTCGCGAATTCCTGCGCTTAAATCCAATGCCATCAGTAAGCACATTGAAAGGTCTGGGCACCATTGAGCGTCACGACCCGCACTACCTTGGTATGCTAGGTATGCACGGCACCAAAGCGGCTAACCTAGTGGTACAAGAGTGTGACTTACTGATTGCAGTGGGCGCGCGTTTTGATGACCGAGTAACAGGCAAGCTCGATACTTTTGCGCCTAACGCCAAGGTTATTCACATCGATATCGACGCCGCAGAGCTGCACAAACTACGCACCGCTAATGCCGCTGTTCGCGCAGAAATCCCAGCTGTTCTTCCTCAGCTAGAGTTAACTCACGACATCACGCCTTGGGTTAAACACAGTGAAAGCCTACGTAGCGGATTCAAATGGCGCTACGACCACCCAGGCGATCTGATCTACGCACCGGGGTTACTAAAGCAGCTTTCCGATCTGATGCCAGATAGCTCAATCATCTCAACCGATGTCGGCCAGCACCAAATGTGGGCAGCGCAACATATTCAGCCGCGCGATCCACAAAACTTCATCACATCAGCGGGCCTCGGCACGATGGGTTTTGGTCTTCCTGCTGCAATGGGCGCTGCCGTCGCTCGTCCCGATGATCAATCTATACTTATTACTGGGGATGGCTCATTTATGATGAACATCCAAGAGCTTGGCACGCTAAAACGTCGCCAGATCCCGGTAAAAATGGTGTTACTGAACAATCAACGCCTCGGCATGGTTCGTCAGTGGCAATCGTTGTTCTTCGATGGCCGCCACAGTGAGACCATCCTAGATGACAACCCTGACTTTGTAATGCTAGCTAAAGCCTTTGATATTCCTGGTAAAACCATCACGAAGAAAGAAGAAGTTGAGCCAGCACTAAAAGAAATGCTAGAAAGTAAGACGTCTTATCTTCTTCATGTTCTAATCGATGAAGAAGAAAACGTCTGGCCACTTGTACCACCAGGTGCTTCAAACAATGAAATGCTGGAGAACACATAA
- the ilvM gene encoding acetolactate synthase 2 small subunit: MERYLIDIKADDKPVLLERVLRVVRHRGFIVKQVAGTQNHESKVASVEIIVDSDRPISFLTNQIEKLWDVRTVEVTQIARDELPNNNLQQKICA, from the coding sequence ATGGAAAGATACCTAATCGACATCAAAGCAGACGATAAACCTGTCCTGTTAGAGCGTGTTCTTCGCGTCGTTCGCCACCGTGGCTTTATTGTTAAGCAAGTGGCGGGCACGCAAAACCACGAAAGCAAAGTCGCGAGCGTAGAGATCATCGTTGATAGCGATCGCCCAATTTCATTTCTCACCAACCAGATCGAGAAACTTTGGGATGTACGCACCGTTGAAGTAACGCAAATTGCGCGCGACGAACTACCGAATAACAACCTACAACAAAAGATTTGTGCATAA